A single genomic interval of Fibrobacter sp. UWB13 harbors:
- a CDS encoding aminotransferase class V-fold PLP-dependent enzyme produces MNAEVLRNEFPMLVAGDKEAKPLAFLDSTATTQKPASVIDAMDDFYREHYSSVKRGVYRLSARTTEAFEKTRKDVAKFINAKSEDEIVFTRGTTESINLVAWSYGRKFFEAGDEILISGLEHHANIVSWQLVAEMKGAKIKVIPVRDDGDLDLSKLPELLTPRTKMVAVTHVSNSVGTVNPIAEIIATVRSLAPQAKVLIDAAQSSSHIKIDVLKLDCDFLAFSGHKMYGPTGIGVLYGKYDVLDSMPPWHGGGEMIKNVTFEKTTYADVPARFEAGTPAIAEVIGLGKAIEWLNNVGLDNIRKHEEQITQYALKQLAEIPQVKVLGNPKERGALISITLDGIAVGDAAMILDEENVAVRSGHHCAQPVMDRFGLDATLRLSFGVYTLERDIDRFVAGIKRVVRLFA; encoded by the coding sequence ATGAACGCAGAAGTCTTACGCAATGAATTCCCGATGTTGGTCGCAGGCGACAAAGAAGCAAAGCCGCTCGCCTTTTTGGACAGCACAGCCACAACCCAGAAGCCCGCAAGCGTCATCGACGCGATGGACGATTTTTACCGCGAGCACTACAGCTCCGTGAAGCGCGGGGTTTACCGCCTCAGCGCACGCACCACTGAAGCCTTTGAAAAGACCCGCAAAGACGTTGCGAAGTTTATCAACGCAAAATCCGAAGACGAAATCGTCTTTACTCGCGGCACCACCGAAAGCATCAATCTCGTTGCTTGGAGCTACGGACGCAAGTTCTTTGAAGCGGGCGATGAAATTTTAATCAGCGGTTTGGAACACCACGCAAACATTGTGAGCTGGCAGCTCGTCGCCGAAATGAAGGGTGCAAAGATCAAGGTCATTCCCGTCCGCGATGATGGCGATTTGGACTTGAGCAAGCTCCCCGAGCTCCTCACGCCACGCACCAAGATGGTCGCCGTCACCCACGTGAGCAACTCCGTCGGCACCGTGAACCCCATTGCAGAAATCATTGCAACCGTCCGGAGTCTCGCCCCGCAAGCAAAAGTTTTGATAGACGCCGCCCAGAGCTCTAGCCACATCAAGATTGACGTGCTGAAGCTCGACTGCGACTTCCTCGCTTTCAGCGGTCACAAGATGTACGGCCCGACCGGCATCGGCGTTCTTTACGGCAAGTACGACGTGCTCGACAGCATGCCGCCTTGGCATGGCGGTGGCGAAATGATCAAGAACGTCACGTTCGAAAAGACGACATACGCCGACGTCCCGGCACGCTTTGAAGCAGGCACGCCTGCCATTGCCGAAGTCATCGGTCTCGGAAAAGCTATCGAATGGCTAAACAACGTCGGCCTCGACAACATCCGCAAGCACGAAGAACAAATTACGCAGTACGCATTGAAGCAGCTCGCCGAAATCCCGCAAGTGAAAGTCCTCGGCAACCCGAAGGAACGCGGAGCGCTTATCAGCATTACGTTGGACGGAATTGCCGTCGGTGATGCCGCCATGATTCTCGACGAAGAAAACGTCGCCGTGCGTAGCGGACACCACTGCGCACAACCGGTGATGGACCGCTTTGGGCTAGATGCAACGCTCCGCCTGAGCTTTGGCGTGTACACACTCGAACGCGACATTGACCGTTTTGTTGCCGGCATCAAGCGCGTCGTCCGTCTGTTCGCCTAA
- a CDS encoding ThiF family adenylyltransferase translates to MGIEKGIFNRTSLLLGDDVMDCIYQKRVIIFGLGGVGSWCAESLVRSGIKELVLVDSDRVCVTNVNRQLMATTKTVGQVKVEVLKNRLLEINPHANIVALQDIYEEANTDKFQLDTFDYIIDAIDSLENKMQLLWHATHTKATVFSSMGAALKMDPTKIKVAEFWKVTGCPLARALRDKFKRKKLWLKKKVLCVYSDELLKNRGQNSSCGTAACMCPKVRQERSEAELKNAELVDHEWCSSKAQINGTMAHATAIFGFMIAGLVMNDIYQKALTQAE, encoded by the coding sequence ATGGGAATTGAAAAAGGCATTTTCAACCGCACATCGCTCCTTCTCGGAGACGATGTTATGGACTGTATCTACCAAAAACGCGTCATCATTTTTGGACTCGGCGGAGTCGGCAGCTGGTGTGCCGAAAGCCTGGTGCGTTCCGGCATCAAGGAACTCGTGCTCGTCGATTCTGACCGCGTGTGCGTCACCAACGTAAACCGCCAGCTGATGGCCACCACCAAAACCGTGGGCCAAGTCAAAGTCGAAGTGCTTAAAAACCGCTTGTTAGAAATCAATCCGCACGCAAACATCGTCGCATTGCAGGACATCTACGAAGAAGCGAATACGGACAAGTTCCAGCTAGACACATTCGATTACATCATCGACGCTATCGACAGCCTCGAAAACAAGATGCAGTTGCTTTGGCACGCCACGCACACCAAGGCAACCGTATTCTCGTCGATGGGAGCCGCCCTCAAGATGGACCCCACAAAAATCAAGGTCGCCGAATTCTGGAAGGTTACAGGTTGCCCGCTCGCACGCGCACTTCGCGACAAGTTCAAGCGAAAAAAATTGTGGCTCAAGAAAAAAGTACTTTGCGTTTATAGCGACGAACTCTTAAAAAATCGCGGTCAAAATTCTTCTTGCGGAACCGCCGCCTGCATGTGTCCTAAAGTCCGCCAAGAACGCAGCGAAGCGGAACTCAAGAACGCCGAACTTGTCGATCACGAATGGTGTAGCAGCAAGGCTCAAATCAACGGCACCATGGCACATGCCACGGCCATTTTCGGCTTTATGATTGCAGGTCTTGTGATGAACGACATTTATCAGAAAGCGCTAACGCAAGCTGAGTGA
- a CDS encoding GNAT family N-acetyltransferase: MAFLESNCIRTALTPSVLNRCNTFSCGNEDLDSFFSRDAVKYSQQLMGKTYVFVDSSTLKDVVCAFTVSNASIFTNYLPNARKKQIGKNLPWEKRDLIYPAVLIGRLGVGVPFKKQHVGSELLDYIKQWFVDPDNKTGCRYLVVDAYNQPVPLSFYEANGFRYMFSSEEQECRYRNIESSAALHTRMMYFDLMLLSN; encoded by the coding sequence ATGGCCTTTTTAGAATCTAATTGCATTCGCACGGCTCTGACTCCATCAGTTTTAAATCGTTGTAATACTTTTTCTTGTGGTAACGAAGACCTTGATTCGTTCTTTTCTAGGGATGCCGTTAAGTATAGCCAACAGCTGATGGGTAAAACCTATGTTTTTGTAGATTCTTCTACTTTGAAAGATGTAGTTTGTGCTTTTACTGTATCTAATGCAAGTATTTTTACGAACTATCTTCCAAATGCACGAAAGAAACAGATAGGCAAAAATCTACCTTGGGAAAAACGGGATTTGATATATCCTGCTGTGTTGATAGGTCGACTTGGTGTAGGTGTACCTTTTAAGAAACAGCATGTCGGAAGCGAACTGCTTGATTATATCAAACAGTGGTTTGTTGATCCTGATAACAAAACTGGATGTCGTTATCTAGTGGTTGATGCGTACAATCAGCCTGTTCCGCTTTCGTTTTATGAGGCTAATGGCTTTCGGTACATGTTTTCATCTGAAGAACAGGAGTGTCGGTATCGGAATATAGAATCGTCTGCCGCTTTGCATACTCGCATGATGTATTTTGATTTGATGCTGTTGTCGAATTAA
- a CDS encoding AAA family ATPase, translating to MQLHYENTIENYFKNKREMLGKEGVSEKSLSGQPTFIDLKIMEFWSRFMRYYLDGDCRVFCDKYITDECVATFLDRVYEARERIELPTGITTEIENKWYKAKDLLEEFHKSRRIIFARHFLDFVAHWGDGDAYTRQLLSLSIQECSANWLAGGCDESDVSMQRAFELKRLFHLSDEALDLVLYLWLRDHHNMFFKVEKISKMFDYFDPSERGSLRRISLIAGLEPETLHELCSKESALIKFQLVRMEETNRNSDLKIKRRELYLASEVSDFLYGFSDMSRIMDLKTAPKPCVDYAQIAKTNPQAPFVLQMLKTHQKGSPLNILFYGREGTGKTELAKALAQELNVPLLAVGMGDESMDKESLLQTRLRSMLLADWECERSGGIILMDEADLVLNQAEKGLLNIIFENLKTPVIWITNNIACIENSTRRRFDYSLEFFTFSNKERVAIWQSVLKAQQAESILCNDEIENIAKEIPVMAGSITLAVRQAQRMQAVDFSPLNVVREIASSHAKLLGISMGSQKTKEFEYNMECVRISSGDIKNIDYVIPMLKNFDAQWRSSKLNGRRENLNIFLYGPPGTGKSAYAKHIAQDILGRDLLVKRASDILGGIVGDTERNIREMFREAEQSDAILFIDEADSFFENRGNAKNHWEVTLVNEFICQMDSFNGMLIAATNYENVLDWAIRRRFQLKLAFDYMDSKQVSKTWTSFFGDKCPREVLACDNVSISDFQNVRRKLVYVPADLRTRELIMQNMLEEIANKDDHQGRRLGL from the coding sequence ATGCAGTTACATTACGAAAATACAATCGAAAATTACTTTAAAAATAAGCGCGAAATGCTTGGTAAAGAAGGTGTCTCTGAAAAGTCTCTGAGCGGTCAGCCGACTTTTATAGACTTGAAAATTATGGAATTTTGGAGCCGCTTTATGCGGTATTATCTAGATGGGGATTGTCGGGTCTTTTGCGACAAGTATATAACAGATGAATGCGTTGCGACTTTTTTGGATAGAGTGTATGAAGCCCGTGAACGCATTGAACTTCCTACTGGAATTACGACGGAGATTGAGAATAAGTGGTACAAGGCAAAGGACCTTCTCGAAGAATTCCATAAAAGCCGAAGAATCATTTTTGCTAGGCATTTCCTGGACTTTGTTGCTCATTGGGGCGATGGTGATGCCTATACACGTCAGTTGCTCTCTCTGTCGATTCAAGAGTGTTCCGCAAATTGGCTTGCTGGCGGATGCGATGAAAGCGATGTGTCGATGCAGAGGGCTTTTGAATTGAAGCGTCTTTTCCATCTTTCGGATGAAGCCTTGGATCTTGTGCTGTATTTATGGCTTCGCGATCATCATAACATGTTTTTTAAGGTTGAAAAGATTTCAAAGATGTTCGATTACTTTGATCCATCCGAACGGGGATCGCTTAGGCGAATTTCTTTGATTGCGGGGTTGGAGCCGGAAACGTTGCATGAGCTCTGTTCAAAGGAGAGCGCGCTTATCAAGTTTCAGTTGGTGCGTATGGAGGAAACAAATCGAAATTCAGACTTGAAAATCAAGCGGCGTGAACTGTATTTGGCGAGCGAGGTAAGCGATTTCTTGTATGGATTTTCGGATATGTCAAGGATTATGGATTTGAAAACGGCGCCAAAGCCTTGTGTTGATTATGCTCAAATTGCCAAGACGAATCCGCAGGCACCTTTTGTTTTGCAGATGCTGAAAACTCATCAGAAGGGTTCTCCGCTCAATATCCTTTTTTACGGTCGTGAAGGGACGGGAAAAACGGAACTTGCGAAAGCGCTTGCTCAGGAATTGAATGTCCCTTTGCTTGCTGTGGGCATGGGCGATGAATCTATGGATAAGGAATCTCTTTTGCAGACTCGTTTGCGTTCTATGTTGCTTGCCGATTGGGAATGTGAACGGAGTGGTGGTATAATCCTGATGGATGAGGCTGATTTGGTTTTGAATCAGGCGGAGAAAGGTTTGCTGAATATCATTTTTGAAAATCTGAAAACACCTGTTATTTGGATTACGAATAATATTGCGTGTATTGAAAATAGTACTCGTCGTCGGTTTGACTATTCGCTGGAATTTTTCACGTTCAGCAATAAGGAACGTGTTGCAATTTGGCAGTCTGTTCTTAAAGCGCAGCAGGCTGAATCGATTTTGTGCAACGACGAAATAGAGAATATTGCCAAGGAAATTCCTGTAATGGCGGGGAGCATTACTTTGGCGGTTCGTCAGGCACAGCGGATGCAGGCGGTGGATTTTTCCCCGTTGAATGTGGTTCGTGAAATTGCGTCGTCTCATGCCAAACTTTTGGGCATATCGATGGGCTCGCAAAAGACGAAAGAATTTGAATACAATATGGAATGCGTCCGCATTTCTAGCGGGGATATAAAGAATATTGACTATGTCATTCCGATGCTTAAAAATTTTGATGCGCAATGGCGATCTTCGAAATTGAATGGACGTAGAGAAAACTTGAACATCTTTTTGTACGGTCCTCCGGGAACAGGGAAGTCGGCTTATGCAAAGCATATTGCTCAAGATATTCTTGGTCGAGATTTGCTTGTGAAGCGTGCAAGCGATATCCTTGGCGGAATTGTGGGCGATACGGAACGCAACATTCGTGAAATGTTCAGAGAAGCTGAACAGAGCGATGCTATTCTCTTCATTGACGAGGCTGATAGCTTCTTTGAAAATCGTGGCAATGCAAAAAATCACTGGGAAGTGACTTTGGTAAATGAGTTTATATGCCAAATGGATTCTTTCAACGGAATGCTTATCGCGGCGACGAATTACGAGAATGTTTTGGATTGGGCAATCCGTCGGCGTTTTCAGCTGAAGCTGGCGTTTGACTATATGGACTCTAAGCAGGTTTCGAAAACATGGACATCGTTTTTTGGGGATAAATGCCCAAGAGAAGTTCTTGCTTGCGATAATGTGTCCATTAGCGATTTTCAGAATGTTCGCCGTAAACTTGTCTACGTTCCCGCCGACTTGCGCACGCGAGAACTGATTATGCAGAACATGCTTGAAGAAATCGCCAACAAAGATGACCATCAAGGACGCCGGCTGGGGCTGTAA
- a CDS encoding PD-(D/E)XK nuclease family protein yields the protein MEKDENQLEKFKELLNKFNKFLPKPMYEPTYLELCKYPWNRLEEICSRLFAFFFDTRNPHGVGTLFFDTLLEVYQEKYSAEIENFDKKNILYTRSVFAETEKYTENGNRIDLLLTTDCLKVCIENKIDAPPDNDFQDYYNYVKKERESLNLHTVCILLALCEKAEYKDVNPNFKTIYYREFLEKLKRNLGAYVTQCNSKYLSYLTDFILFLDRKGGCMSDFTAEEKDFFLNDENNRILDSLITRRNQFQEEQKNEKNQHIDIIKKLLAEKENINLEIGDWQGWHYLRDCFEKNNSKYELGIEAGFADGLFNISLTIWQWDGQKQRIDLYESLIEKYFNNPRKTHEPPKDKWCVIVKSIDGNDGQIVDGLYDVYKKAIEIVNKAKEKKEANELT from the coding sequence ATGGAAAAAGATGAAAATCAGCTTGAAAAGTTTAAAGAACTTCTTAACAAGTTTAACAAATTTCTTCCCAAGCCGATGTATGAGCCGACTTACTTGGAACTTTGCAAATATCCGTGGAATCGACTTGAAGAAATATGTTCGAGATTGTTCGCTTTTTTCTTTGATACTAGAAATCCGCATGGGGTTGGAACACTTTTTTTTGATACTCTTCTTGAGGTTTATCAAGAAAAGTATTCTGCTGAAATCGAAAATTTTGACAAGAAAAACATCTTGTATACTCGAAGCGTTTTTGCTGAAACAGAAAAATATACTGAGAATGGCAATCGTATTGATTTGCTTTTAACAACAGATTGCTTAAAAGTATGCATTGAAAATAAAATTGATGCTCCTCCGGATAATGATTTTCAAGATTATTATAATTATGTAAAGAAAGAGCGCGAATCTCTTAATTTACATACGGTGTGCATTCTTTTGGCTTTGTGTGAAAAGGCTGAGTATAAGGATGTAAATCCTAATTTCAAAACCATTTATTATAGAGAATTTCTAGAAAAGTTAAAACGAAATTTAGGAGCTTATGTAACTCAATGTAATTCTAAATATCTTTCTTATTTAACCGATTTCATCTTATTTTTAGACAGAAAGGGAGGCTGTATGTCTGATTTTACTGCAGAAGAAAAAGATTTCTTTCTTAATGACGAAAATAATAGAATTCTAGATAGTTTGATTACAAGAAGGAATCAGTTTCAGGAAGAGCAGAAAAACGAAAAAAATCAACATATTGATATTATTAAAAAACTTCTAGCTGAAAAAGAAAATATCAATTTGGAGATAGGTGATTGGCAAGGATGGCATTATTTGCGAGACTGTTTTGAAAAAAATAATTCTAAATACGAGTTGGGAATAGAGGCTGGCTTTGCTGATGGATTATTTAACATTTCGCTAACTATATGGCAATGGGATGGGCAAAAACAAAGAATAGATTTGTATGAATCTTTGATAGAAAAATACTTCAATAATCCAAGAAAAACACATGAACCTCCGAAAGATAAATGGTGCGTTATTGTAAAATCTATAGATGGAAATGATGGTCAAATTGTAGATGGATTATATGATGTGTACAAAAAAGCTATAGAAATTGTAAACAAGGCAAAGGAAAAGAAAGAAGCAAATGAATTAACATGA
- a CDS encoding PD-(D/E)XK nuclease family protein has protein sequence MNADFDSETLGKLKSLIKEHNPLEIPDAIPTYMELCRYPGTRLEEIWSRLFAFFFNPNKPHGFGTMFLDSLNELLEKNGKSKISVEQNFEIETEYKTDNGKKIDLLIIGDKNIICIENKIWAPANNDFKEYECEVKRIKNDKKNADCSCYCILLKPRKSNAKFDGWMSVFYEDFIKSIKNKLNEHATENSEIYLNVLEDWVKTMENEIKDLNCPEFYKDFFDEYSEHLRRLNDCRKQYEDECRRKARNICRVYNYDAESSDLNEIKNWAYCISDYIHITDNCYIDSILWKDSSNELQIRVVSKKLKDLDRIPCDSSSLSFEESGNKYTIMKRKKDAEECVSDAEFIVTELKKIIQWRSSENLTQH, from the coding sequence ATGAATGCTGATTTTGATTCAGAAACATTGGGAAAACTAAAAAGTCTTATAAAGGAACATAATCCGCTAGAAATTCCGGATGCAATCCCGACATATATGGAACTTTGTCGTTATCCAGGAACTCGTTTAGAAGAAATATGGAGTCGTTTGTTTGCTTTTTTCTTTAATCCTAATAAACCACACGGCTTTGGAACGATGTTCTTGGATTCATTGAATGAATTGCTGGAAAAAAACGGCAAATCAAAAATCAGTGTTGAACAAAATTTTGAGATAGAAACAGAATATAAAACTGATAACGGTAAAAAGATTGACTTGCTAATTATCGGTGACAAGAATATCATCTGCATTGAAAATAAAATATGGGCGCCTGCAAATAATGATTTTAAGGAATATGAATGCGAAGTAAAACGGATTAAGAATGATAAAAAAAATGCCGATTGTTCATGTTATTGTATTTTATTAAAACCTCGTAAGAGTAATGCGAAATTTGATGGTTGGATGTCAGTATTTTATGAAGATTTTATAAAATCAATAAAAAATAAATTGAATGAGCATGCAACAGAAAATAGTGAAATATATTTGAATGTGCTGGAGGATTGGGTAAAAACTATGGAGAATGAAATAAAAGATTTGAACTGCCCTGAATTCTATAAAGATTTTTTTGATGAGTATTCGGAACATTTACGTAGATTAAACGATTGTCGAAAACAATACGAGGACGAATGTCGTCGCAAAGCAAGGAACATTTGCCGAGTATATAACTATGACGCCGAGTCATCTGATTTAAATGAAATAAAGAATTGGGCTTATTGTATTTCAGATTATATCCACATAACAGACAATTGCTATATAGATTCAATCTTATGGAAAGATTCGTCTAATGAACTTCAGATTCGCGTCGTTAGTAAAAAGCTAAAAGATTTAGATCGTATTCCATGCGATTCTTCTAGTTTATCGTTTGAAGAATCTGGAAATAAATATACAATTATGAAACGAAAAAAAGATGCTGAGGAATGTGTTTCTGATGCTGAATTCATTGTGACAGAATTGAAAAAGATTATTCAATGGCGTAGTTCTGAAAATCTTACGCAACACTAA
- a CDS encoding type II toxin-antitoxin system death-on-curing family toxin yields MGKNEKIEIANVISDFRTALETLDRYDHQQLEIPKAGDYAETKGAITYELAMDAIAVLKEKFRDSGIFGVEKDASFKSSLGQIYQTFDGKDLYPTVQLKAATLLYLLVKNHSFIDGNKRIAAFIFLWYMSRNEILYRVDGSKILSDGALVALTLLIAESKPEERETMVKLVVNLIL; encoded by the coding sequence ATGGGAAAAAACGAAAAAATTGAAATTGCAAACGTCATCAGCGACTTTAGAACGGCCCTCGAAACATTGGACCGGTACGACCATCAACAACTTGAAATCCCCAAGGCTGGCGACTACGCCGAAACGAAAGGTGCCATAACATACGAACTCGCCATGGACGCTATCGCTGTGCTCAAGGAAAAGTTCCGCGACAGCGGCATCTTCGGCGTCGAAAAAGATGCCTCTTTCAAAAGTTCTCTCGGACAAATTTACCAGACCTTCGACGGCAAGGACCTTTATCCGACCGTACAGCTGAAAGCCGCAACGCTCCTCTATCTGCTCGTCAAGAATCATTCCTTTATTGATGGCAACAAGCGCATTGCCGCGTTCATTTTCTTGTGGTACATGTCCCGCAACGAAATCCTCTACCGCGTGGATGGCTCCAAAATTTTGAGCGATGGCGCTCTCGTCGCCCTCACGCTGCTCATCGCCGAAAGCAAACCCGAAGAGCGCGAAACCATGGTCAAGCTCGTCGTGAACTTGATTCTGTGA
- a CDS encoding phospholipase D-like domain-containing protein has translation MSTFTKYIQNEEHYSEVISRIATVRETLWIGTADIKDVYVKQNGESIPLLGQLAGLLKRGVGVRLIHAKEPGPNFREDFDRYKILATDLERVMCPRVHFKMIIFDLETAYIGSANLTGAGIGMKSSLRRNFEAGILTNDPQIVEPAIEQFDTLWMGAHCEKCGRQEFCSDRIK, from the coding sequence ATGTCCACGTTTACCAAGTACATCCAAAACGAAGAACACTATTCCGAAGTGATTTCCCGTATCGCAACAGTCCGCGAAACGCTCTGGATCGGTACCGCCGACATCAAGGATGTTTACGTCAAACAGAACGGCGAATCAATCCCGTTGCTCGGACAACTCGCAGGACTCCTCAAGCGTGGCGTGGGCGTGCGACTCATTCACGCTAAAGAACCCGGCCCGAACTTCCGCGAAGATTTCGACCGCTATAAGATTCTCGCGACCGATCTCGAACGCGTCATGTGTCCGCGAGTGCATTTCAAGATGATAATTTTCGACCTCGAAACCGCCTACATCGGCTCTGCAAACTTGACTGGAGCCGGCATCGGCATGAAAAGCTCGCTCCGTCGCAACTTCGAAGCGGGAATCCTCACGAATGACCCGCAAATCGTCGAACCCGCCATCGAACAATTTGATACACTTTGGATGGGCGCCCACTGCGAAAAATGCGGTCGCCAAGAATTCTGCAGCGATCGAATCAAGTAA
- a CDS encoding YafY family protein, with amino-acid sequence MENPGRGERMVRIFVYLMAHYNNRYSVTDIMQHLDIPANELRSVQRDMQALTNLESHYIQRITDSGKTYYQAALERANKLVFPEFGDMVLHFVFLQRIANLYPATASLIDDLTRRITQDLPAKQQDVLKSYSKELNGRILFMGTPPNYDEDVSKHLPTILNAIRQKRKVQIKYTDNWGTPSDKPRVPLMVAISHGDIYIGCVSQHHPDKTYALKLQRIESVKLLKETFEEDSKVVESLRKRIRTGSLLLGDQNPQEEKVVIYFPKYAKNFLKERPYHRSMKMEDAPGDEIRVTMKVEVNELLKQWIMYYGNIATVQQPKKLRQMILETAKKLVEKYEK; translated from the coding sequence ATGGAAAATCCGGGTCGCGGCGAACGCATGGTGCGAATTTTTGTGTACCTGATGGCACACTATAACAATCGTTATAGCGTTACGGATATCATGCAGCATTTGGATATTCCCGCAAATGAATTGCGAAGCGTGCAGCGCGATATGCAGGCATTGACAAATCTCGAAAGCCATTACATCCAACGCATTACCGACAGCGGCAAGACTTATTACCAGGCGGCGCTCGAACGTGCAAACAAGCTCGTATTTCCGGAGTTTGGCGACATGGTTTTGCATTTCGTCTTTTTGCAGCGTATCGCGAATTTGTACCCGGCAACAGCAAGCCTTATCGATGACCTCACCAGAAGAATTACGCAGGATTTGCCCGCGAAGCAACAAGATGTTCTGAAGAGCTATTCGAAAGAATTGAATGGTCGTATTCTCTTTATGGGGACTCCGCCCAATTACGACGAAGACGTGAGCAAGCACCTGCCGACTATTCTGAACGCGATTCGTCAAAAGCGTAAAGTACAGATAAAATATACAGACAACTGGGGAACGCCATCGGATAAGCCACGCGTTCCGTTGATGGTCGCCATAAGTCATGGAGACATTTATATCGGTTGCGTTTCGCAGCACCACCCCGACAAAACTTACGCGTTAAAATTGCAACGCATCGAGTCAGTGAAATTGCTGAAGGAAACTTTTGAAGAAGACTCGAAGGTGGTCGAATCGTTGCGCAAGCGCATCCGCACGGGATCTTTGCTTTTGGGCGACCAGAATCCGCAAGAAGAAAAAGTCGTCATTTACTTCCCGAAATACGCCAAGAACTTTTTGAAGGAACGTCCATACCACCGCTCCATGAAAATGGAAGACGCGCCAGGCGACGAAATCCGCGTGACGATGAAGGTCGAGGTAAACGAGCTGCTCAAGCAGTGGATTATGTATTATGGGAACATCGCGACGGTCCAACAGCCGAAAAAACTGAGGCAGATGATACTGGAAACGGCAAAAAAGCTGGTGGAAAAGTACGAAAAGTAA
- a CDS encoding O-acetylhomoserine aminocarboxypropyltransferase/cysteine synthase family protein, which yields MTTQNKLHFETLQLHVGQEQADPATDSRAVPIYQTTSYVFHSAQHASDRFHLKDAGNIYGRLTNTTQDVFEKRIAALEGGIAGLAVASGAAALTYAITALARKGDHVVAQRSIYGGTYNLLEHTLSKFGIETTFVDIHNLKEVEGAIKDNTKLVFIETLGNPNSDIPDIEAISELAHKNKIPVVIDNTFGTPYLIRPLEHGADIVVHSATKFIGGHGTTLGGVIVDGGKFDWAASGKFPQFTETNPSYGVPFTAAAGAAAYIVYIRAILLRDEGAAISPFNAFLLLQGTETLSLRLDRHVENTKKVLEFLSKHPKVAKVNHPSFADHPQHALYQKYFPNGAGSIFTFDVKGGQAEAFKFIDGLKIFSLLANVADVKSLVVHPYTTTHSELTPAELAEAGISPATIRLSIGTEHYEDIINDLAQALDQI from the coding sequence ATGACGACTCAGAATAAGCTCCATTTCGAAACTCTTCAGCTCCACGTTGGTCAGGAACAGGCAGACCCGGCAACCGATTCCCGCGCAGTTCCTATATACCAGACCACCTCTTACGTGTTCCACAGCGCTCAGCACGCTTCTGACCGTTTCCATCTGAAGGATGCAGGCAACATTTACGGCCGCCTCACCAACACCACGCAGGACGTTTTTGAAAAGCGCATCGCTGCTCTCGAAGGCGGTATCGCAGGTCTCGCAGTCGCTTCCGGTGCAGCAGCTCTTACTTATGCCATCACGGCTCTCGCTCGCAAGGGTGACCACGTGGTCGCACAGCGCTCCATCTACGGCGGCACCTACAACCTCTTGGAACATACGCTTTCCAAGTTCGGCATTGAAACGACTTTCGTTGACATCCACAACTTGAAGGAAGTCGAAGGCGCTATCAAGGACAACACGAAGCTCGTCTTTATCGAAACTCTCGGCAACCCGAACTCCGACATCCCGGATATCGAGGCCATCTCCGAACTCGCTCACAAGAACAAGATTCCGGTCGTGATCGACAACACCTTTGGTACTCCGTACTTGATTCGTCCGCTCGAACACGGTGCTGATATCGTCGTGCATTCTGCAACGAAGTTCATCGGCGGTCACGGTACGACTCTCGGCGGCGTGATTGTTGACGGTGGCAAGTTTGATTGGGCTGCATCTGGCAAGTTCCCGCAGTTCACCGAAACGAACCCGAGCTACGGTGTGCCTTTCACCGCAGCAGCTGGCGCTGCAGCTTACATCGTTTACATCCGCGCTATCCTTCTCCGTGACGAAGGTGCAGCAATTTCCCCGTTCAACGCATTCCTTCTCTTGCAGGGCACTGAAACGCTTTCGCTCCGTCTTGACCGTCATGTGGAAAACACCAAGAAGGTTCTCGAATTCCTCTCGAAGCACCCGAAGGTCGCTAAGGTCAACCACCCGAGCTTTGCAGATCATCCGCAGCACGCTCTCTACCAGAAGTACTTCCCGAACGGTGCAGGTTCCATCTTCACATTCGATGTGAAGGGCGGCCAGGCAGAAGCCTTCAAGTTCATCGACGGGCTCAAGATTTTCAGCTTGCTCGCTAACGTTGCCGACGTGAAGAGCCTCGTTGTTCACCCGTATACAACGACCCACTCCGAACTCACTCCGGCTGAACTTGCCGAAGCTGGTATCTCTCCTGCAACGATCCGTCTCTCCATCGGTACGGAACACTACGAAGATATCATCAACGACCTCGCACAGGCTCTTGACCAGATTTAA